The following are encoded in a window of Panicum virgatum strain AP13 chromosome 5N, P.virgatum_v5, whole genome shotgun sequence genomic DNA:
- the LOC120672876 gene encoding uncharacterized protein LOC120672876 isoform X1, giving the protein MSLKNKLEGLVVQHMDVLESLTPKGLLPKSLLQSMYVSFLAGCFRRSTWIFSALVRVGEEDGAAQQRAADRGCAANQRWGMAAAATPQSIIQRSSPSDAFSPGIKNFTVLIELDLLDNNITALPAELGLLEPNLQVLKLDGNPLIRNVKGLEQVGGMEGLHFVALARRIGTHEVVHHGPVIVDDEVQPEALHRFLDPNLCIV; this is encoded by the exons ATGTCGCTGAAG AACAAGCTGGAGGGGTTGGTCGTGCAGCACATGGATGTGCTCGAGAGTCTCACCCCCAAG GGATTGCTTCCTAAGAGCCTATTACAATCCATGTATGTCTCTTTCCTGGCTGGCTGCTTCCGAAGAAGCACATGG ATTTTCTCAGCACTAGTTCGAGTaggagaagaggatggtgcggcACAGCAGCGCGCAGCGGATAGAGGCTGTGCTGCGAACCAGCGATGGGGCATGGCAGCGGCGGCAACACCACAGTCTATCATCCAGCGTTCATCTCCTTCAGATGCCTTCTCTCCG GGTATAAAGAATTTCACTGTTTTGATTGAGCTTGACTTGTTAGACAACAATATAACAGCGCTCCCAGCAGAGCTG GGATTGCTTGAGCCTAACCTGCAAGTGTTGAAACTTGATGGGAATCCGCTTATAAG GAACGTCAAGGGATTGGAGCAGGTCGGCGGGATGGAGGGCCTCCATTTTGTTGCGCTGGCACGTCGCATAGGAACGCACGAAGTCGTACACCACGGTCCTGTCATTGTCGATGATGAAGTCCAACCGGAGGCGTTGCATCGTTTTCTGGATCCCAATTTGTGCATTGTTTAG
- the LOC120672876 gene encoding uncharacterized protein LOC120672876 isoform X2 encodes MFSQGSRYLISPRSLIHWITIKKTINEKHGFGSLIKFDKCFVPNKFAILIFSALVRVGEEDGAAQQRAADRGCAANQRWGMAAAATPQSIIQRSSPSDAFSPGIKNFTVLIELDLLDNNITALPAELGLLEPNLQVLKLDGNPLIRNVKGLEQVGGMEGLHFVALARRIGTHEVVHHGPVIVDDEVQPEALHRFLDPNLCIV; translated from the exons ATGTTTTCACAAGGTTCTCGGTATCTTATTTCTCCAAGGTCATTGATTCACTGGAtaacaataaaaaaaactatcaaTGAGAAGCATGGATTCGGTTCCCTGATTAAGTTTGACAAATGCTTTGTCCCAAACAAATTTGCTATCTTG ATTTTCTCAGCACTAGTTCGAGTaggagaagaggatggtgcggcACAGCAGCGCGCAGCGGATAGAGGCTGTGCTGCGAACCAGCGATGGGGCATGGCAGCGGCGGCAACACCACAGTCTATCATCCAGCGTTCATCTCCTTCAGATGCCTTCTCTCCG GGTATAAAGAATTTCACTGTTTTGATTGAGCTTGACTTGTTAGACAACAATATAACAGCGCTCCCAGCAGAGCTG GGATTGCTTGAGCCTAACCTGCAAGTGTTGAAACTTGATGGGAATCCGCTTATAAG GAACGTCAAGGGATTGGAGCAGGTCGGCGGGATGGAGGGCCTCCATTTTGTTGCGCTGGCACGTCGCATAGGAACGCACGAAGTCGTACACCACGGTCCTGTCATTGTCGATGATGAAGTCCAACCGGAGGCGTTGCATCGTTTTCTGGATCCCAATTTGTGCATTGTTTAG
- the LOC120672876 gene encoding uncharacterized protein LOC120672876 isoform X3, with product MSLKNKLEGLVVQHMDVLESLTPKGLLPKSLLQSMYVSFLAGCFRRSTWIFSALVRVGEEDGAAQQRAADRGCAANQRWGMAAAATPQSIIQRSSPSDAFSPGIKNFTVLIELDLLDNNITALPAELGLLEPNLQVLKLDGNPLIRYLPRRYQPTLVKERQGIGAGRRDGGPPFCCAGTSHRNARSRTPRSCHCR from the exons ATGTCGCTGAAG AACAAGCTGGAGGGGTTGGTCGTGCAGCACATGGATGTGCTCGAGAGTCTCACCCCCAAG GGATTGCTTCCTAAGAGCCTATTACAATCCATGTATGTCTCTTTCCTGGCTGGCTGCTTCCGAAGAAGCACATGG ATTTTCTCAGCACTAGTTCGAGTaggagaagaggatggtgcggcACAGCAGCGCGCAGCGGATAGAGGCTGTGCTGCGAACCAGCGATGGGGCATGGCAGCGGCGGCAACACCACAGTCTATCATCCAGCGTTCATCTCCTTCAGATGCCTTCTCTCCG GGTATAAAGAATTTCACTGTTTTGATTGAGCTTGACTTGTTAGACAACAATATAACAGCGCTCCCAGCAGAGCTG GGATTGCTTGAGCCTAACCTGCAAGTGTTGAAACTTGATGGGAATCCGCTTATAAG GTATCTGCCAAGGAGATATCAGCCCACTCTTGTGAAGGAACGTCAAGGGATTGGAGCAGGTCGGCGGGATGGAGGGCCTCCATTTTGTTGCGCTGGCACGTCGCATAGGAACGCACGAAGTCGTACACCACGGTCCTGTCATTGTCGATGA
- the LOC120672876 gene encoding uncharacterized protein LOC120672876 isoform X4: protein MEKNKLCSLTDCMTMGLLSCTLMENSQVDFTKIFSALVRVGEEDGAAQQRAADRGCAANQRWGMAAAATPQSIIQRSSPSDAFSPGIKNFTVLIELDLLDNNITALPAELGLLEPNLQVLKLDGNPLIRNVKGLEQVGGMEGLHFVALARRIGTHEVVHHGPVIVDDEVQPEALHRFLDPNLCIV from the exons ATGG AAAAGAACAAGCTCTGCAGTTTAACTGATTGTATGACAATGGGGCTTTTGTCTTGCACTCTGATGGAAAATTCTCAGGTTGACTTTACGAAG ATTTTCTCAGCACTAGTTCGAGTaggagaagaggatggtgcggcACAGCAGCGCGCAGCGGATAGAGGCTGTGCTGCGAACCAGCGATGGGGCATGGCAGCGGCGGCAACACCACAGTCTATCATCCAGCGTTCATCTCCTTCAGATGCCTTCTCTCCG GGTATAAAGAATTTCACTGTTTTGATTGAGCTTGACTTGTTAGACAACAATATAACAGCGCTCCCAGCAGAGCTG GGATTGCTTGAGCCTAACCTGCAAGTGTTGAAACTTGATGGGAATCCGCTTATAAG GAACGTCAAGGGATTGGAGCAGGTCGGCGGGATGGAGGGCCTCCATTTTGTTGCGCTGGCACGTCGCATAGGAACGCACGAAGTCGTACACCACGGTCCTGTCATTGTCGATGATGAAGTCCAACCGGAGGCGTTGCATCGTTTTCTGGATCCCAATTTGTGCATTGTTTAG
- the LOC120672876 gene encoding uncharacterized protein LOC120672876 isoform X5, which produces MSLKNKLEGLVVQHMDVLESLTPKGLLPKSLLQSMYVSFLAGCFRRSTWIFSALVRVGEEDGAAQQRAADRGCAANQRWGMAAAATPQSIIQRSSPSDAFSPGIKNFTVLIELDLLDNNITALPAELGLLEPNLQVLKLDGNPLISPLL; this is translated from the exons ATGTCGCTGAAG AACAAGCTGGAGGGGTTGGTCGTGCAGCACATGGATGTGCTCGAGAGTCTCACCCCCAAG GGATTGCTTCCTAAGAGCCTATTACAATCCATGTATGTCTCTTTCCTGGCTGGCTGCTTCCGAAGAAGCACATGG ATTTTCTCAGCACTAGTTCGAGTaggagaagaggatggtgcggcACAGCAGCGCGCAGCGGATAGAGGCTGTGCTGCGAACCAGCGATGGGGCATGGCAGCGGCGGCAACACCACAGTCTATCATCCAGCGTTCATCTCCTTCAGATGCCTTCTCTCCG GGTATAAAGAATTTCACTGTTTTGATTGAGCTTGACTTGTTAGACAACAATATAACAGCGCTCCCAGCAGAGCTG GGATTGCTTGAGCCTAACCTGCAAGTGTTGAAACTTGATGGGAATCCGCTTATAAG CCCACTCTTGTGA
- the LOC120674652 gene encoding uncharacterized protein LOC120674652: MAAPFVASLLAASLVPFQHMVDNHNAPSRASSSSFPTRLRPAVMRVLLCPVAGVCVVHLRPPSVPLSARHLFRFVCPSPAPSPPWFSFTGGTFCFCNAELTPEQKAELVMSLKGIKNFTVLIELDLLDNNITALPAEPGLLEPNLQVLKLDGNPLIRYLPRRCQPTLVKERQGVGAARRDGGPPFCCVGTSHRNARSRTPRSCHCR; encoded by the exons ATGGCGGCGCCCTTCGtcgcctccctcctcgccgcctccctGGTGCC CTTCCAACATATGGTTGATAATCACAACGCCCCGTCGCGCGCGTCCTCCTCTTCCTTCCCTACCCGCCTGCGGCCCGCCGTCATGCGTGTCCTCCTCTGCCCGGTCGCCGGCGTGTGCGTCGTCCACCTCCGCCCGCCTTC GGTGCCCCTCTCGGCGCGCCACCTCTTCAGGTTCGTCTGCCCCTCCCccgctccctcccctccttgGTTCTCCTTCACCGGCGGCACCTTTTGTTTTTGCAATGCAGAGCTCACGCcggagcagaaggccgagctcgtgATGTCGCTGAAG GGTATAAAGAATTTCACTGTTCTGATCGAGCTTGACTTGTTAGACAACAATATAACAGCGCTCCCAGCAGAGCCG GGATTGCTTGAGCCTAACCTGCAAGTGTTGAAACTTGATGGGAATCCGCTTATAAG GTATCTGCCAAGGAGATGTCAGCCCACTCTTGTGAAGGAACGTCAAGGGGTTGGAGCAGCTCGGCGGGATGGAGGGCCTCCATTTTGTTGCGTTGGCACGTCACATAGGAACGCACGAAGTCGTACACCACGGTCCTGTCATTGTCGATGA
- the LOC120674653 gene encoding uncharacterized protein LOC120674653, whose amino-acid sequence MKIQLIMADWTLLPLTHVSYPLLPPVHYRDSRFILHLPFTGRVRAATGAPRGRRPQDSPPSLGGRRPRNRCGCPQQLPPPGAAGRHPKEPLRPPAAADPRSRRCPQQLHSPQAPTREIQRLLGRARPGQSAEATAASPSSRSEITIFCYLFYTMNQWPDKNHACLFLFGTIHNLLTLVLSFSLGIIRSFDVRITELARTPEEETFD is encoded by the exons ATGAAAATCCAATTGATTATGG CTGACTGGACGCTTTTGCCCCTGACTCATGTCTCTTATCCTCTCCTCCCCCCTGTACACTACCGTGACTCCCGTTTCATTCTCCATCTTCCCTTCACGGGGAGGGTCAGAGCCGCCACCGGTGCTCCCAGGGGTCGCCGCCCCCAGGATTCGCCGCCGTCTCTAGGAGGCCGCCGCCCAAGGAATCGCTGCGGCTGCCCCCAGCAGCTGCCGCCTCCAGGAGCCGCGGGCCGCCACCCCAAGGAGCCGCTGCGGCCCCCAGCAGCAGCCGACCCCAGGAGCCGACGCTGCCCCCAGCAGCTGCACTCCCCCCAGGCCCCTACACGCGAGATCCAGAGGCTCCTGGGGAGAGCGCGTCCAGGACAGAGCGCAGAGGCAACAGCAGCATCCCCTTCGTCTAGATCTGAG ATTACCATATTCTGCTACCTATTTTACACTATGAATCAG TGGCCCGACAAAAACCAtgcttgtctttttctttttggtaCTATCCACAACTTGCTTACACTGGTTCTGTCCTTTTCGCTTGGCATTATCAGAAGC TTCGATGTTAGGATAACAGAGCTAGCAAGAACACCAGAAGAAGAAACGTTCGATTAA